The following coding sequences lie in one Metopolophium dirhodum isolate CAU chromosome 5, ASM1992520v1, whole genome shotgun sequence genomic window:
- the LOC132944345 gene encoding protein kibra isoform X2, translating into MCTAASFAACTTMFSHYCCDTWPPRCDYTSYYDQLLDVQLYQDNDGRIYCVYAKKEIYDIKQQRLYLAQDEYNHLNNALSTLNTSRTSLCSSTSNISTKYDPDLLKSDVAHARERVTRLKRELEQIGVEMSCTRRGVETLSNVEQKLSNDGSRYNVVEAQAIVTELREIQQSLSSGQRERTGLMHSLAKLKDDLTRLQLCSATDDPDLQTQHSSSTQLSDKLSTASQTDLSGELMPMGTRLAEMARMRLEYDEARKRIQNIQQQLADLEEKVMPGQEESDKDRLLLFQEKEQLLRELRSITPRSRSHREMDDIQGEIKKLEQDLNNALEMSNRAITDRLRLHEEKQLLLQQLKEALRSMTQLESQLKTLSASTLSVSSSSSLGSLSTTSSKGSLSSGLSFTDIYGGPQCLAPATYDRPIDMADLHKRVERLLQNDNQPPAYENPGESSGSVPNVGGNVTYSRSCRPTSPPLSPISETPPRSVSAAVSDESVAGDSGVFEASHKSNFSAETSQVQIRLRYSIAEQVLHVCIERLRNVVALSIAESWQLYIKIVLLPSSSNTSLSGCTKPISDLSKPRFGDSFAFNLPSNKLCTKTLQVNVWGLGPDDITECLACAQVSLAEFNETENNSWCKWYNLLSLKCMHNGGSLPSILLKDDGGGSDDSTIISSQTSTLTRNQGCCEENEAKFINVDNLNENEVEYDDGDSDDSVSDDDDDDEEDDDIEVYQLVNEKKELEQVLEIPNKENDTEDKETNTECAFSGSNGENTRVPTIVIKRSQTFSPTAKNQYICKLNRSDSDSAMNLYRRHISSSASMKGIGGSNADIAFRRNCLERRSLRLGRAPGTSPSRCMPAVNGTSWCRPPRTSIDLELDRQAQHARLLSLNDEISRLRQLKNTLEIAKETGDTDVAAWVLEDEEFQNLVKEAGDKTLDEKKVERRLKRASQKLYNLRKSKAGQGKPDIISFKEKMAFFTRPGVSVPVPPTKSSQDPKSTETRYQYTVDRVFGVEV; encoded by the exons TCTGTTCGAGCACCAgtaatataagtacaaaatatgaTCCCGATTTGCTCAAGTCAGACGTCGCTCACGCCCGGGAAAGAGTTACCAGGTTGAAACGCGAATTGGAACAGATCGGCGTCGAGATGTCGTGCACGCGACGCGGAGTCGAGACCCTCTCAAA CGTGGAACAAAAACTGTCCAACGACGGAAGCCGTTACAACGTGGTCGAGGCTCAAGCGATCGTCACCGAGCTGCGAGAGATCCAACAGTCGCTGAGTTCCGGACAACGCGAGCGCACCGGCCTGATGCATTCGCTGGCCAAGTTGAAAGACGATCTGACGCGACTGCAGCTGTGTTCCGCCACCGACGATCCCGATCTGCAGACGCAGCATTCGTCGTCCACGCAGCTCAGCGACAAGCTCAGCACGGCTTCGCAGACGGACTTGTCCGGCGAG TTGATGCCCATGGGCACGAGACTCGCCGAAATGGCGCGCATGCGTCTCGAGTACGACGAGGCGCGAAAGCGCATACAAAACATACAGCAACAGTTGGCCGATCTCGAGGAAAAAGTGATGCCCGGCCAAGAGGAGTCGGACAAGGACCGATTGCTTCTGTTCCAAGAGAAGGAACAGCTGCTGAGGGAGCTCAGGAGCATAACGCCCCGTTCAAGAAGTCACAGGGAGATGGACGACATTCAGGGGGAGATCAAGAAACTCGAACAAGACCTGAACAACGCGTTGGAAATGTCCAACAGAGCCATCACCGACAG ATTGAGATTGCACGAGGAAAAACAGCTGCTGTTGCAACAGCTCAAGGAAGCGTTGCGGTCGATGACACAACTGGAATCGCAACTGAAAACGCTGTCGGCGTCCACCCTGTCGGTCAGTTCAAGCTCGAGTCTGGGCTCGTTGTCCACGACTAGCAGCAAGGGCTCGCTGAGCAGTGGTCTCAGTTTCACTGACATCTATGGCGGGCCTCAATGTCTGGCCCCGGCTACATACGACCGGCCTATCGACATGGCTGACTTGCACAAGAG AGTTGAGAGGCTTTTGCAAAATGACAATCAACCGCCAGCATATGAGAACCCAGGTGAATCGTCCGGTTCTGTTCCCAACGTCGGCGGTAACGTGACATACTCCAGAAGCTGTCGACCAACAAGCCCTCCGCTCTCACCCATATCTGAGACGCCTCCCAGGAGCGTGTCGGCTGCGGTCAGTGACGAGTCAGTTGCCGGTGATTCTGGCGTGTTCGAAGCCAGTCACAAGTCTAATTTCAGTGCAGAAACTTCCCAAGTTCAAATCAGGCTGAG GTATTCAATTGCTGAGCAAGTGTTACATGTTTGTATTGAGAGATTGCGCAATGTAGTAGCACTGTCTATAGCGGAATCATGGCAAtt ATACATTAAAATTGTACTGTTGCCGAGCAGTTCAAATACTTCACTCAGTGGTTGTACAAAGCCTATATCTGATCTGTCAAAACCCAGATTCGGCGATAGTTTTGCGTTTAATTTGCCATCCAacaaattatgtacaaaaacTTTACAGGTCAACGTATGGGGATTAGGTCCTGATGATATAACTGAGTGTTTG GCATGTGCTCAAGTGAGTTTGGCTGAATTTAATGAGACTGAGAACAACTCTTGGTGCAAATGGTATAACTTGTTGAGTCTGAAATGCATGCATAATGGTGGTTCTCTACCTTCTATCTTGCTCAAGGATGATGGCGGTGGTTCTGACGATTCCACTATAATATCATCTCAAACGTCAACCCTTACACGCAACCAAG GTTGTTGTGAAGAAAACGAAGCAAAATTTATTAATGTAGATAATTTAAATGAGAATGAAGTTGAATATGATGATGGTGATTCAGATGACAGTGTGAgtgacgacgatgatgatgacgaaGAAGATGACGATATTGAAGTTTATCAGCTGGTTAATGAAAAGAAAGAATTAGAACAAGTATTGGAAATTCct AACAAGGAAAACGATACAGAAGATAAAGAAACCAATACAGAATGTGCCTTTAGTGGTAGCAACGGGGAAAATACCAGAGTACCTACAATAGTCATCAAAAGGTCACAAACATTTTCACCGACAGCCAAAAACCAGTATATCTGTAAA ctaaatCGCAGTGATAGTGATAGTGCCATGAACCTGTACAGACGACACATATCGTCAAGTGCTAGTATGAAAGGCATTGGTGGCAGTAATGCTGATATAGCATTCCGTCGCAATTGCTTAGAACGTCGTTCATTGCGACTAGGACGAGCGCCTGGCACATCACCTAGTAGATGTATGCCTGCTGTGAATGGTACATCTTGGTGTCGCCCACCAAGGACGTCTATTGATCTAGAGCTTGATAGACAAGCACAGCATGCTAGGTTGTTATCGCTAAATGATGAAATATCTAGGCTTAGACAACTGAAAAATACACTGGAAATAGCCAAAGAAACCGGTGACACCGACGTGGCTGCTTGGGTTTTGGAAGACGAAGAATTCCAAAATCTCGTTAAGGAG GCTGGAGACAAGACCCTTGACGAAAAGAAAGTAGAACGGCGGCTGAAGAGGGCGTCAcaaaaattgtacaatttaagaAAAAGTAAAGCCGGCCAAGGAAAACCTGACATTATTTCATTCAA AGAAAAAATGGCTTTCTTTACTCGACCTGGCGTTTCAGTACCTGTTCCCCCTACCAAATCTTCACAAGACCCAAAGTCTACAGAAACACGGTATCAATACACTGTGGACAGGGTATTTGGAGTAGAGGTTTAG
- the LOC132944646 gene encoding uncharacterized protein LOC132944646 isoform X2: MYELPSLLKTAYYACNKIERNKFDLMEAPDVDIQDCCVALFEILKIDKNLNDGNDRLTMFSRSQFPVNDQRFKNICEKAALHGHIDCLKLAHEIGVPWSSMLDYAEDMACGKAAESGNLECLRYASENGCPWNEITCSNAAENGHMECLVYARENGCPWNEMTCSNAAKNGHMECLIYARENGCPWDEDTCSNAAKNGHMECLIYARENGCPWNEITCSNAAKNGHMECLAYARENGCPWSVYTCLQAAADGHLECLAYARENGCPWDEETCNWAAKRGHLECLVYARENGCPWNETTCRYAAEGGHLDCLIYARENGCPWNVFTCSEAAGNGSMECLKYALENGCPWDEETCSRAAENGHKECLFYARENGCPWNESNMCIQAAVGGQLDCLVYARENGCPWDKQTCTWAARFGHLDCLVYARENGCPWDKETCTWAARFGHLECLDYARKNGCPYDDCLP, encoded by the coding sequence ATGTACGAATTACCTAGCCTGTTGAAAACGGCGTACTACGCTTGTAACAAGATCGAGCGTAACAAGTTCGACTTGATGGAAGCACCGGACGTGGATATCCAAGACTGTTGCGTGGCGCTGttcgaaattttaaaaatagacaaaAACCTAAACGACGGCAATGATAGGCTGACCATGTTCAGCAGATCGCAATTCCCCGTCAATGACCAGAGGTTTAAAAACATATGCGAAAAAGCAGCGTTGCACGGGCACATCGATTGCCTGAAACTTGCTCACGAGATCGGCGTCCCTTGGAGCAGTATGTTAGATTACGCCGAGGATATGGCGTGCGGCAAAGCTGCGGAATCGGGAAATCTAGAGTGTCTAAGATACGCCTCGGAGAACGGGTGCCCATGGAACGAGATAACGTGCAGCAATGCCGCGGAAAACGGTCACATGGAGTGCTTGGTTTATGCAAGGGAAAACGGGTGCCCGTGGAACGAGATGACGTGCAGCAATGCCGCGAAAAACGGTCACATGGAGTGCTTGATTTACGCAAGGGAAAACGGGTGCCCCTGGGACGAGGACACGTGCAGCAATGCCGCGAAAAACGGTCACATGGAGTGCTTGATTTACGCAAGGGAAAACGGGTGCCCGTGGAACGAGATAACGTGCAGCAATGCCGCGAAAAACGGTCACATGGAGTGCTTGGCTTACGCGCGGGAAAACGGATGCCCCTGGAGCGTGTATACGTGCTTGCAGGCCGCGGCAGATGGACATTTGGAATGTTTGGCTTACGCACGAGAAAACGGGTGCCCCTGGGACGAGGAGACGTGCAACTGGGCCGCGAAGAGAGGACACCTGGAGTGCTTGGTATACGCACGGGAAAACGGGTGCCCCTGGAACGAGACGACGTGCAGATATGCCGCGGAAGGTGGACATTTGGACTGTTTGATTTACGCGCGGGAAAACGGATGTCCCTGGAACGTGTTTACGTGCAGCGAGGCCGCGGGAAACGGTAGCATGGAGTGCTTGAAATACGCACTGGAAAACGGGTGCCCCTGGGATGAGGAGACGTGCAGCCGGGCCGCGGAAAACGGTCACAAGGAATGTCTATTTTACGCACGGGAAAACGGGTGTCCCTGGAACGAGAGTAATATGTGCATTCAGGCTGCGGTAGGTGGACAATTGGACTGTTTGGTTTATGCGCGGGAAAACGGTTGCCCCTGGGACAAGCAGACGTGCACCTGGGCCGCGAGATTCGGTCACCTGGACTGTTTGGTTTACGCGCGGGAAAACGGTTGCCCCTGGGACAAGGAGACGTGCACCTGGGCCGCGAGATTCGGTCACCTGGAGTGTTTGGATTACGCACGGAAAAATGGGTGTCCCTACGACGACTGTCTGCCTTAA